Sequence from the Streptomyces peucetius genome:
GGCCGATGTGACGTCTGCCACACCAGCCTCTGCGGGTTGAAGCGCAACGCGATGGTGCCCCCGGCCGTGACGGCCGGGGGCACCATCGCTGCGACACGCCCTACAGCAGGCCGTCCCACATCTGCTCGAGGAGGACCGACCACCAGCTCTCCGGCGACGACAGCGCCGCCGGGTCGAAGGCCGCCAGCTGGGCCTGGAAGTCGACCGTCCAGCGGCCCGCCTGCTCCGGGTTGAGGCCGAAGCGCAGCGGCCACATCCGGCCGAGCAGTGCCAGGCAGCGCACGAACTCGGGCAGGCCCGTGTTCACGAACTGCGGTGCCACGGGCGCACCGCCCGGACCGGCCTCCACCGGCACCGCGACGATGTGCGCCGTGCCGTACTGGACGCAGATCGCCCGGCCGAAGTCGCTTCCGATCACCAGGTACGAACCGGCGTCCGACGCCGGCTGCACCTGGCGCTGGGCGGCGAGTTCCGCCAGTGTCGGCACCACCGGCTGCGCCGGCTGTGCCCAGAAGAACGGGTTGAAGTCGCCCGGCAGACCCGCCCACACCAGGGTCGCCGCCACGATCTCCGGCACGCCCTGACGCGACACGGCCCGCTGGTCGAACCGGCACAGACCCTGCGGCCCGAAGGCACCCGCCAGCTCGTGCGCCACGCCCTCCGGCGGGATCGGCGGCGCGGGCGGCACGTGCGGCAGCGGGGCACGCACCGGCGCCGGACGGGCGGGCCCGTCCGCGACCTGGTGCAACTCGCCCTGGTGGGCGAGGAGTTGCTGCATGCCCTGCTGGCGCGAGGCGTGGTCGCTGCCGTACGGGGCGATCGAGGTGATCCGCGCCTGCGGCCACGTCTCCCGGATCATCCGCGCACAGTACGCACCCGGCAGCTCGCACGACTCCAGTTCGGTGTGCAGCTCCAGCACCTGCTGCGGCGGCACGTTCATCCCCCGCAGCTCGTGCAGGATCTGCCACTCCGGGTGCGGCGTGCCCGGCGCGGAGCGGCGGATCAGCTGGGCCTCGGAACCGTCGGGCGCGCGGTAGCGCAGCACCGCCTGGTAACCGGGCCCGACCGTCGGCACACCGGTGGGCTGCTGCGGATACCCGTACGGCGGCCGCCCGCCGCCCATCGGCGGCTGCGGCTGCGGCGCGTTCGGCACCGGGCCGGGCGGGCCTGGGGGCTGCGGCGCCCCCGGGCCCATCTGGGCGGGCCCGGCGAGCATCGTCGCCGCGTGATGCACCCCGCCACCCGGAGGCGGCGTCGAACCCGGAGCCGCCGGCGGACCCGGAGGCCCCGGAGGCTGCGGCGCGCCCGGGCCCATCTGGGCGGGCCCGGCGAGCATCGTCGCCGCGTGATGCACCCCGCCACCCGGAGGCGGCGTCGAACCCGGAGGCGCCGGCGGACCAGGAGGCGGCGGCGTCGAACCAGGCGCCGGAGGCGGACCCGGAGGCCCCGGAGGCTGCGGCGCCCCCGGACCCATCTGCGCGGGCCCGGCCAGCATCGTCGCCGCGTGATGCACCCCGCCACCCGGAGGCGGCGTCGAACCAGGCGCCGGAGGCGGACCCGGAGGCCCCGGAGGCTGCGGCCCCTCCGGGCCGAGCTGCGAGACCAGTTGGGTGGGCAGGTAGCCACCCGCCGGAGCGCCGGGAGCACCCGGGCCCGACGGCGGAGGCGTCGCCCCGGCGCCCGGACGGGCACCCGGGGTACCGGGAGCACCGGGCGGCGGCGGAGGCGTCGCCCCCGTACCGCCGCGTGCGCCGCGCGGCGGCAGCACGGCCTTGCTCGTCGCCGCGTCCGCTATGTCGGCAGCACCGGCGCCCGGAGCGGGCGGCGGGGTCGCGCCGGACGGCGCAGCCGACTCCGGCTCGGACTGCGGCTGCGGCTGCGGGCTCAGGCCCGGCACGATCGCGGTCTTCGGCAGCTGACTGCCTCCCGACATCAGCGCCGTGGGAGCGTCCGCGGACACCGGCGGCGGAGTGCGTCCGTCGTCCGCCGACACCTGCGGCGCGAACACGGTCGCCGGCAGCGGCACCGACGCGTCGTCCCCACCCGCCGAACTCGTGTCCGTCCAGCCCGTGCCCCCGGAGGGCCTGGCGGGAACCCCGTCCGACGCGGTCGGCTCGTGGTCGGCCGCCCCCGCGCTCGGCCACGCGGCCCCGCCCTGCGACGCGTCCGCGCCCGCGCCCGACGACGAACCCGCGTCCGACACGGGAGCCGGCGAAGCGGACGAGGACGAGGACGGCACGGACGACGAAGAAGGGGACGACAGCGACGAAGACCAGGAAGAACTACCCGTCGCCTGCGAGGCGTTGCCACCGATCGAACCCGGCACGTCCCGTGCGCCCGAACCCGCCGGCGACGGACCGGCCGCCTCGGCGCCGGGAGACGGCGACACGTCCGGCACAGGCGCGGAACCGGCACCGGAACCGGCACCCGCCGACGAAGCGGCGGCAGCCGCCTCGCCCGGGCCCGCCGGCTCCGCGGACCCGGAGGACGACGCCCGCCGGTCCGGGATCCCCAGCTTGTCCGCCGCGTCCTGGAGCCACTCCGGAGGGCTCAACAAGAACGACGTCTGATTCAGGTCCACCCGCTGCGGAGCCTCGCCCGCCGATGCTGCCGGCGCGTCGTCCGTGCCCCCGTACTCCTCCTCGTACCGGCGGATCACCTCACCCACCGGCAGCCCCGGCCACAGCGTCGCCTCACCGCTGTCCCTGGCGATCACCAGCCGCTGCCGGCCACCGTCCGAACGCGCGCCCTGCTCACGGTCCTCCGCCCACACGACGAAGCCCAGATCGAACTCACGGACCCGCACCTCACGGTGCTGGTACGCGGGCACATCGCCGTTGACCCACTCCTCGGCGCGCTCCTGCGCCTGCGCGAAAGTCACCACCGGACCATCACCCCTCGCCCGAGACGGGAACGGCACGGGCGAAGCCGCCGTCCACCATCAGATTCGCCACGGTCTCCAGCTCCGGCGGATTGCCCGCGAGCCGCTGCAGAAAGGCGTCGAAGTCCTCGCCGCAGGGCATCAGCAACCGCTCCACACGCTCCTGCACGTTCCACCCGTCCTGGTCGCGGGCGTCGTCGTACGCGCAGAACCACACCGAACCGATGTCCGCCCCACGCACCTTCAGCGCGAGAATCCCGCCCTGTACGAAGCCCACACCCAGATAGTCCTTCGTCAGATGGTCCCGCAGGCACTTGTTGACATAGACCAGATCGTTGACCGCGGCCTCGTCCCGCACCGTGAAGAACGGCTGGTCCACCAGCAGCCCCAACTCCGCGTCCAGCGCCGCACCGACCGGGGCCGAACCACCCGCCGCCTTCAGGAACGAGCGGTACGCACCCGGCAGGCGATAACCGAGATCCTCCTCGACGCCGAGCAGCTGCTGCTCCGTCACCGACACGACGCCCTTCGGCAGACGGAAGTGCGCGGGCCGCGTCTCCTGCAGCGGGCGCGTACCCCGCTTGTCCTGATCCACGGCCGCCGTCGCCAGCCCGCCGTGATGGCGCAGCAGCGCCTTCACCTCCACCGGTACGAGCTCCAGCCGCCGCGAACCACGCACGTGGTGCCATGTCCAGCCGTGCGGCGTCGCCACCGCCGGGATCGTCGCCCACAGGGCGTGCCCGTCCGCGGCCAGCGCCGCGTTCGCCGACACGAAATCCGTGAGCCGCAGCTCGTCCACCCCGAAGCCCTCCGGAGGCTCGGCGATCTCCGCGGCCGCACGCGCGTACGGCGAGAAGTCCGGGTAGCCGTCGGCGTCCACCCGCACCCCTCTGGGATGACGGGAGGCCCGGACCGGGTCCGGGAAGTGCACGACCTGCCCGGCGTAGGCCGCATTCGGTGGCGCCGTACCCGCGCCGGCCCCGGGGCCCGTAGCTGCCCCCAGGCCTTGCCGACCTGTCGTCATGGCGTTCTGCCCCCTGCTGGCTTCTGGCTGGTTCAGCACAGCCTAAGCGGTGCGGCAAGAGTGACCGCCGGGCCTCCGGTTCCGTAACGAAGAGTCACTTTCGAGTGACCCAAAGGGCGTGCACGACACCCCGGCGACACGTTTCAGCTACCCAGCTTCCTTACCGGCCACCCCATTTGGCAGGCTGTCTACCCGCACCACGGGGGAGTGCACGGGAGGGACGGCACACCATGCACGCAGCGCAACCGAGTACATCAGGTGATCCACGCCTCAGCTGGAGCACCGACGAGTCCAGGCAGACGCCCGCGCTCCGGCACCGTCGCGACGGAATCCTGCCCGCCGTCGCCGCCGCACTCTCCGTACGCGGCGAAACCCTCACCTGCACCGCCGGCAAGGGCGACCAGCCGCCGTCCCTCCACCCGCTCGTACAGGATTTCCTCGACACCCTCACCAGTGGCCAACGAGAACGCTTCACCGGCCGCTGCCCCGAGGCGATCCTGCTCTCCCGCCACCTCACCGCGGCGGAGACCCAGCGCTCCAAACGCGCCCAGCGCAAACCCCTCACCCACGGCGAGGCCCGCCGGTCGCTCAAGCACTCCAAACTCACCGCCCGCCGCATCCGCGAGGACGGCGACCCCCTGCACGGCAGCTACGCCCCGCCCTGCCGGTCCTGCACCGCCCTGCTCGACCACTTCGGCGTACGACCCGTCGCCCCCACCACACCCGAGAACGGCTGACCAGCGACCGATGCCCGACCACCACCTGAGCACCACCCGCTTCCCCGTCGCCGTCGACGCCGCACTGCGCGAAGCGGGCTGGCAACCCGGCCGCTGGGACATCAAGCAGGCCGAGCACTGGGCGGACACCCTGCGCGCCCACGTCTCCCCCGCCGGCCACCGGCACGCCGTCTTCCCGGCCGTCGTCGAAGCCTGGGCCGAATTCGGCGGGCTGACCGTCACCGCGCCCGGACCCGGACGGCAGCACGCGCCCGCCCCGCTGCGCTTCGACCCGCTCGCCGGCCTCCACCACGCCCGCACCCTCGCCGACCTCGGCCGGGCACTCGACACCGAGATCTCCCCGCTCGGCATGGAAGGCGACCACCAGGCCGTCCTGGCCATGGACGCGGAAGGCCGCGTCTACAGCATCGACCACACCGGCGACTGGTACCTCGGGCCCGACATCGACCAGGCCCTCACCACCCTGGTCACCGGGATCCAGCCGACCCGCCTCACCGTCGCCTGACCCTCACCACCACCACGCCGCCGACGGGCCGGCAGGCCGGGCCGCCGGCCCAAACGCCGCCGACCGCCGACAGGCCGGACACCGCAGGTCAGGCGCCGCCGGCAGGCCGGACAGGCTCAGGCGCCCGTCACCGCAGACTGGCCTCCGCCCGGTCCGGCAACACCGCCGACACCCGGAAGCCGCCCACCTCCGTCGGCCCCGACACGAACACCCCGCCGAGCGCCGTCACCCGCTCCCGCATGCCCACCAGACCGTTGCCGCCGCTCGGCAGCCCCGCATCCGCCGCGCCCCCCGCCGCATCCGGAGCACCGTTCTCCACCTGCATCGCGACCTCCTCCGCACGATGCGCCAGCCGCACCATCACCTTCGCGCCCGCCGCGTGCTTGTGGACGTTCGTCAACGCCTCCTGGACCACCCGGTACGCCGTCTGCTCCACCTCCGGCGGATACAGCCGCGCATCGCCCTGCACCGCGAGTTCCACCACCATGCCCGCCTGCCGCGACTGCCCCACCAGCACCTCGATGTCCGCGATGCACGGACCGTCCTCCGCGGCGGCGGCAGCCGCGGCTGCCGCCGCCGCGCCCACCGCCGCCAACGGC
This genomic interval carries:
- a CDS encoding SMI1/KNR4 family protein, with translation MTTGRQGLGAATGPGAGAGTAPPNAAYAGQVVHFPDPVRASRHPRGVRVDADGYPDFSPYARAAAEIAEPPEGFGVDELRLTDFVSANAALAADGHALWATIPAVATPHGWTWHHVRGSRRLELVPVEVKALLRHHGGLATAAVDQDKRGTRPLQETRPAHFRLPKGVVSVTEQQLLGVEEDLGYRLPGAYRSFLKAAGGSAPVGAALDAELGLLVDQPFFTVRDEAAVNDLVYVNKCLRDHLTKDYLGVGFVQGGILALKVRGADIGSVWFCAYDDARDQDGWNVQERVERLLMPCGEDFDAFLQRLAGNPPELETVANLMVDGGFARAVPVSGEG
- a CDS encoding SUKH-4 family immunity protein — encoded protein: MVTFAQAQERAEEWVNGDVPAYQHREVRVREFDLGFVVWAEDREQGARSDGGRQRLVIARDSGEATLWPGLPVGEVIRRYEEEYGGTDDAPAASAGEAPQRVDLNQTSFLLSPPEWLQDAADKLGIPDRRASSSGSAEPAGPGEAAAAASSAGAGSGAGSAPVPDVSPSPGAEAAGPSPAGSGARDVPGSIGGNASQATGSSSWSSSLSSPSSSSVPSSSSSASPAPVSDAGSSSGAGADASQGGAAWPSAGAADHEPTASDGVPARPSGGTGWTDTSSAGGDDASVPLPATVFAPQVSADDGRTPPPVSADAPTALMSGGSQLPKTAIVPGLSPQPQPQSEPESAAPSGATPPPAPGAGAADIADAATSKAVLPPRGARGGTGATPPPPPGAPGTPGARPGAGATPPPSGPGAPGAPAGGYLPTQLVSQLGPEGPQPPGPPGPPPAPGSTPPPGGGVHHAATMLAGPAQMGPGAPQPPGPPGPPPAPGSTPPPPGPPAPPGSTPPPGGGVHHAATMLAGPAQMGPGAPQPPGPPGPPAAPGSTPPPGGGVHHAATMLAGPAQMGPGAPQPPGPPGPVPNAPQPQPPMGGGRPPYGYPQQPTGVPTVGPGYQAVLRYRAPDGSEAQLIRRSAPGTPHPEWQILHELRGMNVPPQQVLELHTELESCELPGAYCARMIRETWPQARITSIAPYGSDHASRQQGMQQLLAHQGELHQVADGPARPAPVRAPLPHVPPAPPIPPEGVAHELAGAFGPQGLCRFDQRAVSRQGVPEIVAATLVWAGLPGDFNPFFWAQPAQPVVPTLAELAAQRQVQPASDAGSYLVIGSDFGRAICVQYGTAHIVAVPVEAGPGGAPVAPQFVNTGLPEFVRCLALLGRMWPLRFGLNPEQAGRWTVDFQAQLAAFDPAALSSPESWWSVLLEQMWDGLL
- a CDS encoding YwqJ-related putative deaminase; protein product: MHAAQPSTSGDPRLSWSTDESRQTPALRHRRDGILPAVAAALSVRGETLTCTAGKGDQPPSLHPLVQDFLDTLTSGQRERFTGRCPEAILLSRHLTAAETQRSKRAQRKPLTHGEARRSLKHSKLTARRIREDGDPLHGSYAPPCRSCTALLDHFGVRPVAPTTPENG
- a CDS encoding SUKH-3 domain-containing protein; this encodes MPDHHLSTTRFPVAVDAALREAGWQPGRWDIKQAEHWADTLRAHVSPAGHRHAVFPAVVEAWAEFGGLTVTAPGPGRQHAPAPLRFDPLAGLHHARTLADLGRALDTEISPLGMEGDHQAVLAMDAEGRVYSIDHTGDWYLGPDIDQALTTLVTGIQPTRLTVA